A genome region from Drosophila simulans strain w501 chromosome 2R, Prin_Dsim_3.1, whole genome shotgun sequence includes the following:
- the LOC6733441 gene encoding diacylglycerol kinase 1 isoform X4, producing MRWELRYGWQIVTFRTNCATAAAVACHQLLCPVSLTSAVEIMPNSFPPEGRRRERRSGNLVLRAGCCCIGKYFLHNRCASSVKKECTLGEYSELIVPPTAICPAVLDRQRSVNQAHKATHFQITPPDELSCPLLVFVNPKSGGRQGDRILRKFQYMLNPRQVYDLSKGGPKEGLTLFKDLPRFRVICCGGDGTVGWVLEAMDSIELASQPAIGVIPLGTGNDLARCLRWGGGYEGENIPKLMDKFRRASTVMLDRWSIEVTNTPHSDELRPKVTLHSNMQKVIELSQSVVVDKSLMERFEEIQRQSKQVATSMGTAASSTSIMMASKTETEMATMATMEFGSSTTTTNRTTTTKSISMSTFETQCLQQTLRTAMSSSSSNTSSGSPCNGNQDADTEVDSHAAAAAEVREQSLPRRSGETEKQSLETLLLQHKQQMQQQQQQQQQQGATSLAVEEAATATPVGSNQSDNSSQRNKQNNILKQQITLSLDLSDHEDEPKDDVLGDGAGDGTKSNGNSIPATPATPITPTTPNAASSVLPQQHLQFEQQQKPIKVQSDKDCTVPYNIINNYFSVGVDAAICVKFHLEREKNPHKFNSRMKNKLWYFEYATSETFAASCKNLHESIEIVCDGVALDLANGPHLQGVALLNIPYTHGGSNLWGEHLSQKRIRKSAGPFGKSKKLRAGDKEFSATSFNSVDLSVAIQDFGDRLIEVIGLENCLHMGQVRTGLRASGRRLAQCSEVIIKTKKTFPMQIDGEPWMQMPCTIKVTHKNQVPMLMAPRSEKGRGFFNLLCS from the exons ATGAGATGGGAACTTCGTTATGGCTGGCAAATTGTCACGTTCCGAACAAATTGCGCTACTGCTGCCGCCGTTGCATGCCACCAACTTTTGTGTCCTGTGTCTTTGACAAGTGCAGTGGAGATAATGCCGAATTCCTTTCCGCCAGAGGGTCGTCGGCGGGAGCGAAGGTCGGGAAacttggtccttcgagccggatgcTGCTGCATCGGCAAATACTTT CTCCACAACCGCTGCGCCTCGTCGGTGAAGAAGGAGTGCACCTTGGGCGAATACTCCGAGCTGATTGTCCCGCCCACGGCCATCTGCCCGGCGGTGCTCGACCGCCAGCGATCCGTGAACCAGGCTCACAAG GCCACGCACTTCCAAATCACGCCGCCGGACGAGCTGAGCTGCCCGCTGCTGGTGTTCGTCAATCCGAAGAGCGGCGGTCGCCAGGGGGATCGCATCCTGCGGAAGTTCCAGTACATGCTCAATCCGCGCCAGGTGTACGACCTGTCCAAGGGCGGGCCCAAggagg GACTCACGCTCTTCAAGGACCTGCCCCGCTTCAGGGTCATTTGCTGCGGCGGCGACGGCACCGTCGGCTGGGTTCTGGAAGCCATGG ACTCCATAGAGTTGGCCAGCCAGCCGGCCATCGGAGTAATTCCCCTGGGCACGGGCAACGACCTGGCCCGCTGTCTCCGCTGGGGCGGCGGATACGAGGGCGAGAACATCCCCAAGCTGATGGACAAGTTCCGCAGAGCCTCCACCGTGATGCTGGACCGCTGGAGCATCGAGGTGACCAACACTCCGCACAGCGATGAACTGCGACCCAAG GTGACGCTGCACTCGAACATGCAGAAGGTGATTGAGCTGTCGCAAAGTGTTGTGGTCGACAAATCGCTGATGGAACGCTTCGAGGAAATCCAGCGGCAGAGCAAGCAGGTGGCCACGTCCATGGGCACGGCGGCCTCCAGCACATCGATTATGATGGCCAGCAagacggaaacggaaatggcaaCGATGGCCACGATGGAGTTCGGCAGCAGCACGACCACCACCAACAGGACGACCACGACCAAGAGCATTTCGATGTCCACGTTCGAGACGCAGTGCCTGCAACAGACCCTGCGGACAgcgatgagcagcagcagcagcaacacgagCAGCGGCAGTCCGTGCAACGGCAACCAGGATGCGGATACGGAAGTAGATTCccatgccgccgccgctgccgagGTCCGGGAGCAGTCCTTGCCCAGGAGGTCGGGTGAAACGGAAAAGCAATCACTTGAgacgttgctgctgcagcacaaacagcagatgcagcaacagcagcagcagcagcaacagcaaggaGCCACATCACTGGCTGTCGAGgaagctgcaacagcaacgccAGTCGGGAGTAATCAAAGCGATAATAGTAGCCAGCGCAATAAGCAGAACAACATCCTTAAACAGCAAATTACATTGTCATTGGACTTGTCCGACCATGAGGACGAGCCCAAGGACGACGTGCTAGGCGATGGCGCTGGCGATGGCACCAagagcaacggcaacagcatTCCGGCAACACCAGCCACACCAATCACACCCACCACTCCGAATGCCGCATCAAGTgtgctgccgcagcagcatctCCAGTTcgagcagcaacagaagccCATCAAAGTGCAATCCGACAAAGACTGCACGGTGCCCTACAACATAATCAACAATTATTTCTCCGTCGGCGTG GACGCCGCCATCTGCGTCAAGTTCCACCTGGAGCGTGAGAAAAACCCGCACAAATTCAACAGCCGCATGAAGAACAAGCTGTGGTACTTCGAGTATGCAACATCCGAGACATTTGCGGCATCCTGCAAGAATCTCCACGAGAGCATCGAGATTGTG TGCGATGGCGTGGCCCTGGACTTGGCCAACGGACCCCACCTGCAGGGAGTGGCCCTGCTCAACATCCCGTACACACACGGCGGCTCCAACCTGTGGGGCGAGCACCTGTCCCAGAAGCGGATACGCAAGAGCGCCGGCCCCTTCGGCAAGAGCAAGAAGCTCCGCGCCGGCGACAAGGAGTTCTCCGCCACCAGCTTCAATTCCGTGGACCTCTCGGTGGCCATTCAGG ACTTTGGCGATCGGCTCATCGAGGTGATTGGGCTGGAGAACTGCCTGCACATGGGCCAGGTGAGGACTGGACTCCGCGCATCGGGACGTCGCCTGGCCCAGTGCAGCGAGGTGATCATCAAGACGAAGAAAACATTTCCCATGCAGATAGATGGCGAGCCCTGGATGCAGATGCCCTGCACG ATCAAGGTGACCCACAAGAACCAGGTGCCCATGCTGATGGCACCGCGGTCGGAGAAGGGACGCGGATTCTTTAACCTGCTGTGCAGCTGA